A genomic stretch from Enterobacter oligotrophicus includes:
- the malF gene encoding maltose ABC transporter permease MalF encodes MDVIKKKHWWQSDALKWSVIGLLCLLVGYLVVLMYVQGEYLFAIMTLILSSAGLYIFANRKAYAWRYVYPGVAGMGLFVLFPLICTIAIAFTNYSSTNQLAQERATQVLLDRSYQAGKTFNFGLYPAGDEWTLALTDGESGKHYLSDAFKFGGEQKLALKETDALPEGERANLRIITQNRQALTQLTAVLPDESKVTMSSLRQFSGTQPLYTLADDGTLTNNQSGVKYRPNNDIGFYQSVNADGNWGDDKLSPGYTVTIGWDNFTRVFTDEGIQKPFFAIFVWTVVFSVLTVILTVAVGMVLACLVQWESLKGKAIYRVLLILPYAVPSFISILIFKGLFNQSFGEINMMLSALFGIKPAWFSDPTTARSMIIIVNTWLGYPYMMILCMGLLKAIPDDLYEASAMDGAGPFQNFFKITLPLLIKPLTPLMIASFAFNFNNFVLIQLLTNGGPDRLGTTTPAGYTDLLVSYTYRIAFEGGGGQDFGLAAAIATLIFLLVGALAIVNLKATRMKFD; translated from the coding sequence ATGGATGTCATTAAAAAGAAACACTGGTGGCAAAGCGACGCGCTGAAGTGGTCAGTGATTGGTCTGCTGTGTCTGCTGGTGGGTTACCTTGTTGTTTTAATGTACGTACAAGGGGAGTATCTGTTCGCCATCATGACGCTGATTTTAAGCTCTGCTGGCCTGTATATTTTCGCTAACCGTAAAGCCTATGCCTGGCGTTATGTTTACCCAGGTGTTGCCGGGATGGGGCTGTTTGTTCTGTTCCCGCTGATTTGTACTATCGCCATTGCATTCACCAACTACAGCAGCACCAACCAGCTCGCGCAAGAACGCGCAACGCAGGTGCTTCTGGACCGCTCTTATCAGGCGGGTAAAACCTTCAATTTCGGCCTGTACCCTGCCGGAGATGAGTGGACGTTAGCGCTCACTGACGGCGAAAGCGGCAAACATTATCTTTCCGACGCGTTCAAGTTTGGCGGCGAGCAAAAGCTGGCCCTGAAAGAGACTGACGCGCTGCCGGAAGGCGAACGCGCCAACCTGCGTATCATTACCCAAAACCGTCAGGCGCTGACCCAGCTCACCGCCGTGCTGCCCGATGAAAGCAAAGTGACCATGAGCTCGCTGCGCCAGTTCTCCGGCACGCAACCGCTCTACACCCTGGCGGATGACGGCACGCTCACCAACAACCAGAGTGGCGTGAAGTATCGCCCGAACAATGACATCGGTTTTTATCAGTCTGTGAATGCCGATGGCAACTGGGGTGATGACAAACTCAGCCCAGGCTACACCGTTACCATCGGCTGGGATAACTTCACCCGCGTGTTTACCGACGAAGGTATTCAGAAGCCCTTCTTCGCTATCTTCGTCTGGACGGTGGTCTTCTCGGTGCTGACGGTGATCCTGACCGTTGCCGTGGGCATGGTACTGGCCTGTCTCGTGCAGTGGGAATCCCTCAAAGGCAAAGCGATTTACCGCGTGCTGCTGATCCTGCCGTATGCCGTACCATCGTTTATCTCGATTCTGATTTTCAAAGGGCTGTTTAACCAGAGCTTCGGTGAAATCAACATGATGCTGAGCGCGCTGTTCGGCATCAAACCGGCCTGGTTCAGCGACCCGACCACCGCCCGTTCGATGATTATCATCGTGAACACCTGGCTGGGTTATCCGTACATGATGATCCTGTGCATGGGGCTGCTGAAAGCGATCCCGGACGACCTGTACGAAGCCTCGGCAATGGACGGTGCAGGCCCGTTCCAGAACTTCTTTAAAATTACGCTACCGCTGCTCATTAAGCCGCTGACGCCGCTGATGATTGCCAGCTTCGCCTTTAACTTTAACAACTTCGTGCTGATTCAGCTGCTGACCAACGGCGGTCCGGACCGTCTTGGCACCACCACGCCAGCAGGTTATACCGACCTGCTCGTGAGCTACACCTACCGTATCGCCTTTGAAGGCGGCGGCGGTCAGGACTTCGGTCTGGCGGCGGCGATTGCCACCCTGATCTTCCTGCTGGTAGGCGCACTGGCGATTGTGAACCTGAAAGCCACACGCATGAAATTCGACTAA
- the malE gene encoding maltose/maltodextrin ABC transporter substrate-binding protein MalE produces MKIKTGARVFALSALAAMMISAPALAKIEEGKLVIWINGDKGYNGLAEVGKKFEKDTGIKVTVEHPDKLEEKFPQVAATGDGPDIIFWAHDRFGGYAQSGLLAEVTPDKAFQDKLFPFTWDAVRYNGKLIAYPIAVEALSLIYNKDLVPNPPKTWEEIPALDKALKAKGKSALMFNLQEPYFTWPLIAADGGYAFKFENGKYDVKDVGVDSPGAKAGLTFLVDLIKNKHMNADTDYSIAEAAFNKGETAMTINGPWAWTNIDKSKTNYGVTLLPTFKGKPSKPFVGVLSAGINAASPNKELAKEFLENYLLTDQGLDEVNKDKPLGAVALKSFQDTLAKDPRIAATMDNAQKGEIMPNIPQMAAFWYATRTAVINAASGRQTVDAALKDAQGRITK; encoded by the coding sequence ATGAAGATCAAGACTGGCGCACGCGTTTTCGCATTGTCCGCCCTGGCAGCAATGATGATTTCCGCTCCGGCTCTCGCCAAAATTGAAGAAGGTAAGCTGGTTATCTGGATTAACGGCGACAAAGGTTATAACGGCCTGGCCGAAGTGGGTAAAAAATTCGAGAAAGACACCGGAATCAAAGTCACCGTAGAGCATCCGGACAAGCTGGAGGAGAAGTTCCCGCAGGTCGCAGCAACGGGTGATGGCCCGGACATCATTTTCTGGGCGCATGACCGTTTCGGCGGTTACGCACAATCTGGCCTGCTGGCTGAAGTCACGCCAGACAAAGCCTTCCAGGACAAGCTGTTCCCGTTCACCTGGGACGCCGTCCGCTATAACGGCAAGCTGATCGCGTATCCGATCGCAGTTGAAGCCCTGTCTCTGATTTATAACAAAGACCTGGTGCCGAACCCGCCGAAAACCTGGGAAGAGATCCCTGCCCTGGATAAAGCGCTGAAGGCGAAAGGTAAATCGGCCCTGATGTTCAACCTGCAAGAACCGTACTTCACCTGGCCGCTGATTGCTGCCGATGGCGGTTACGCGTTCAAGTTTGAAAACGGCAAATATGACGTGAAAGACGTGGGCGTGGACAGCCCAGGCGCGAAAGCAGGCCTGACCTTCCTGGTTGACCTGATTAAGAACAAACACATGAACGCGGATACCGACTACTCCATCGCGGAAGCGGCGTTCAACAAAGGCGAAACCGCGATGACCATTAACGGTCCGTGGGCCTGGACTAACATCGACAAGAGCAAAACCAACTACGGCGTCACGCTGCTGCCAACCTTCAAAGGCAAGCCGTCTAAACCGTTCGTAGGCGTGCTGAGCGCAGGTATCAACGCCGCCAGCCCGAATAAAGAGCTGGCGAAAGAGTTCCTGGAAAACTACCTGCTGACCGATCAGGGTCTGGATGAAGTGAACAAGGACAAACCGCTGGGTGCCGTTGCGCTGAAATCCTTCCAGGATACGTTAGCGAAAGATCCACGTATCGCGGCCACCATGGATAACGCCCAGAAAGGCGAAATCATGCCGAACATTCCGCAAATGGCGGCGTTCTGGTATGCCACGCGTACTGCAGTTATCAACGCCGCAAGCGGTCGTCAGACTGTTGATGCTGCGCTGAAAGATGCTCAGGGTCGTATTACTAAGTAA
- the malK gene encoding maltose/maltodextrin ABC transporter ATP-binding protein MalK: MASVQLRNVTKAWGDVVVSKDINLDIHEGEFVVFVGPSGCGKSTLLRMIAGLETITSGDLFIGDTRMNDIPPAERGVGMVFQSYALYPHLSVAENMSFGLKLAGAKKETINQRVTQVAEVLQLAHLLERKPKALSGGQRQRVAIGRTLVAEPRVFLLDEPLSNLDAALRVQMRIEISRLHKRLGRTMIYVTHDQVEAMTLADKIVVLDAGRVAQVGKPLELYHYPADRFVAGFIGSPKMNFLPVKVTATAIEQVQVELPNRQQVWLPVDSANVQVGANMSLGIRPEHLLPSHIADVTLEGDVQVVEQLGHETQIHIQIPAIRQNLVYRQNDVVLVEEGAKFAIGLPPERCHLFREDGTACRRLHKEPGV; the protein is encoded by the coding sequence ATGGCGAGCGTACAGCTGCGTAATGTAACGAAAGCCTGGGGCGACGTAGTGGTGTCGAAAGACATCAATCTGGACATCCACGAAGGTGAGTTCGTGGTGTTCGTTGGCCCGTCAGGCTGCGGTAAATCGACTCTGCTGCGTATGATTGCCGGTCTTGAAACGATCACCAGTGGCGATTTGTTTATTGGTGACACCCGCATGAACGACATCCCGCCCGCCGAACGTGGCGTGGGTATGGTTTTCCAGTCTTATGCGCTTTATCCCCATCTGTCCGTTGCCGAGAACATGTCTTTTGGCCTGAAGCTGGCCGGCGCGAAAAAAGAGACCATTAATCAGCGCGTCACTCAGGTGGCGGAAGTGTTGCAGCTGGCGCACCTGCTGGAGCGTAAACCGAAAGCGCTCTCTGGTGGTCAGCGTCAGCGCGTGGCGATTGGCCGTACGCTGGTAGCGGAACCGCGTGTGTTCCTGCTCGATGAACCCCTTTCCAACCTGGATGCCGCGCTGCGCGTCCAGATGCGTATCGAAATTTCCCGTCTGCACAAACGCCTGGGCCGTACGATGATTTACGTCACCCACGATCAGGTCGAAGCGATGACGCTGGCCGACAAAATCGTGGTGCTGGATGCCGGTCGCGTGGCACAGGTGGGCAAACCGCTGGAGCTTTATCACTACCCGGCAGACCGCTTTGTTGCGGGCTTTATTGGCTCGCCAAAGATGAACTTCCTGCCGGTCAAAGTGACCGCGACGGCGATTGAACAGGTACAGGTGGAGCTGCCAAACCGTCAGCAAGTCTGGCTGCCGGTCGACAGTGCCAACGTACAGGTCGGGGCAAATATGTCCCTGGGTATCCGTCCTGAGCATTTACTGCCGAGCCACATCGCCGATGTGACCCTCGAAGGAGACGTTCAGGTCGTCGAACAACTTGGTCACGAAACACAGATTCATATCCAGATCCCCGCCATCCGTCAAAACCTGGTCTACCGCCAGAATGACGTGGTGTTGGTAGAAGAGGGTGCCAAATTCGCTATCGGCTTGCCGCCAGAGCGTTGCCATTTATTCCGTGAGGATGGCACTGCATGTCGTCGGCTGCATAAAGAGCCAGGCGTCTAA
- a CDS encoding maltoporin, which produces MMITLRKLPLAVAVAAGVMSAQALAVDFHGYARSGIGWTGSGGEQQCFQATGAQSKYRLGNECETYAELKLGQEVWKEGDKSFYFDTNVAYSVAQQNDWEATDPAFREANVQGKNLIEWLPGSTIWAGKRFYQRHDVHMIDFYYWDISGPGAGLENIDLGFGKLSLAATRSSEAGGSSSFASNSIYDYTTRTANDVFDVRLAQMEINPGGTLELGVDYGRANPRDDYRLVDGASKDGWMFTAEHTQSMLKGYNKFVVQYATDSMTSQGKGLSQGSGVGIDGNSGYAYDINNNGSLLRILDHGAISLGDRWDLMYVGMYQDIDWDNNNGTKWWTVGVRPMFKWTPIMSTLLEVGYDNVKSQSADETNNQYKITLAQQWQAGDSIWSRPAIRVFATYAKWDEKWGYDYSGNPSNNANYGKAFKDGFNGSSFGRGDNDEWSFGAQMEIWW; this is translated from the coding sequence ATAATGATTACTCTGCGCAAACTTCCTTTGGCAGTTGCCGTCGCAGCGGGCGTAATGTCTGCTCAGGCACTGGCTGTGGATTTCCATGGTTATGCTCGTTCCGGTATCGGCTGGACGGGTAGTGGCGGTGAACAACAATGTTTCCAGGCGACCGGTGCTCAAAGTAAATACCGTCTTGGTAACGAATGTGAAACCTATGCTGAGCTGAAGCTGGGCCAGGAAGTGTGGAAAGAAGGTGACAAGAGCTTCTACTTTGACACCAACGTAGCGTACTCCGTGGCGCAACAGAACGACTGGGAAGCGACTGACCCGGCGTTCCGTGAAGCCAACGTGCAGGGTAAAAACCTGATTGAGTGGCTGCCTGGCTCCACCATCTGGGCCGGTAAGCGCTTCTATCAGCGTCACGACGTTCATATGATCGACTTCTACTACTGGGATATCTCTGGTCCTGGTGCGGGTCTGGAAAATATCGATCTGGGCTTCGGTAAACTCTCTCTGGCAGCAACCCGTTCTTCCGAAGCGGGCGGTTCTTCCTCCTTCGCCAGCAACAGCATTTATGATTACACCACCCGTACCGCAAACGACGTGTTTGACGTGCGTTTAGCGCAGATGGAAATCAACCCAGGCGGCACCCTGGAGCTGGGTGTTGACTACGGTCGTGCTAACCCGCGTGATGATTATCGCCTGGTTGACGGTGCGTCCAAAGATGGCTGGATGTTCACTGCTGAACACACCCAGAGCATGCTGAAAGGCTACAACAAGTTTGTTGTTCAGTACGCTACCGATTCAATGACATCTCAGGGTAAAGGTCTGTCTCAAGGTTCTGGTGTAGGTATCGATGGTAATAGTGGCTATGCCTACGACATCAACAACAACGGTAGCCTGCTGCGTATCCTTGATCACGGTGCAATTTCTCTGGGCGATCGCTGGGACCTGATGTACGTCGGTATGTACCAGGACATCGACTGGGATAACAACAACGGTACCAAGTGGTGGACCGTGGGCGTGCGTCCGATGTTCAAATGGACACCGATCATGAGCACCTTGCTGGAAGTGGGCTACGACAACGTTAAATCGCAAAGCGCTGACGAAACCAACAACCAGTATAAAATCACCCTGGCACAACAATGGCAGGCGGGCGATAGCATCTGGTCTCGTCCGGCGATTCGTGTCTTCGCAACCTACGCGAAGTGGGATGAGAAGTGGGGTTATGACTACAGCGGTAACCCATCTAACAACGCTAACTACGGTAAAGCGTTTAAAGATGGCTTCAATGGTAGCTCCTTCGGCCGTGGCGACAACGATGAGTGGTCCTTCGGTGCTCAGATGGAAATCTGGTGGTAA
- the malM gene encoding maltose operon protein MalM, with protein sequence MKMNKTLLALCLSAGLLACAPAVTLANVNFVPQNTTSAPAIPTAALQQLVWTPVDQSKTQTTQLSTGGQSLNVPGITGPVAAYSVPANIGELAITLTSEVNKQTSVFAPNVLILDQNMTPSAFFPSEYFTYQEPGVMSADRLEGVMRLTPALGQQKLYVLVFTTEQDLQKTTTLLDPAKAYAKGTGNAVPDIPDPIARHVTDGTLKLKVKTNSGSSVLVGPLFGSSSTGPVTVGNTASPVYAAPAATAAAATPAPAPAKPSEPVLNDTETYFNNAIKQAVKSGDVDKALKLLDEAERLGSTTARSTFISSVKGKG encoded by the coding sequence ATGAAAATGAACAAAACTCTCCTTGCTCTTTGCTTATCCGCAGGGTTGCTGGCATGTGCGCCTGCAGTGACGCTCGCCAATGTGAATTTCGTTCCACAAAACACAACATCTGCCCCAGCCATTCCGACAGCGGCATTGCAACAGCTTGTCTGGACCCCTGTCGATCAGTCTAAAACCCAGACCACCCAGCTCTCAACGGGCGGTCAGTCACTGAATGTTCCGGGGATTACCGGTCCGGTTGCTGCGTATAGCGTACCCGCCAATATCGGTGAGCTGGCCATTACCTTGACCAGTGAGGTCAACAAGCAGACCAGCGTCTTTGCGCCAAACGTGCTGATTCTCGATCAGAACATGACGCCATCTGCCTTTTTCCCAAGTGAATACTTTACGTATCAGGAGCCTGGCGTGATGAGCGCCGATCGTCTGGAAGGCGTGATGCGCCTGACGCCTGCGCTGGGCCAACAAAAACTCTACGTGCTGGTCTTTACCACTGAGCAAGATCTCCAGAAGACCACCACGCTGCTCGATCCGGCCAAAGCCTATGCAAAAGGCACCGGTAATGCCGTTCCGGATATTCCAGACCCGATCGCTCGTCACGTCACCGACGGAACGTTAAAGCTGAAGGTGAAAACGAACAGCGGTTCCAGTGTGCTGGTTGGCCCATTGTTTGGCTCCTCCAGTACCGGCCCTGTCACGGTAGGCAACACCGCTTCCCCAGTCTATGCCGCCCCAGCTGCAACCGCTGCCGCCGCAACACCAGCCCCAGCACCGGCGAAGCCATCCGAGCCGGTACTGAACGATACCGAAACCTATTTCAACAACGCGATTAAGCAGGCCGTTAAGAGTGGTGATGTCGATAAAGCACTGAAACTGCTTGATGAAGCCGAGCGTTTAGGTTCAACCACTGCCCGTTCCACCTTTATCAGCAGTGTAAAAGGCAAGGGGTGA
- the ubiC gene encoding chorismate lyase encodes MSHPALTQLRALRYFDQIPALDPEQLDWLLLEDSMTKRFEQQGKTVTVTMIQEGFVSADDVTHELPLLPQEDRYWLREILLCADGEPWLAGRTVVPESTLSGPELALQRLGKTPLGRYLFTSSELTRDFIEIGRDADLWGRRSRLRLSGKPLILTELFLPASPLY; translated from the coding sequence ATGTCACACCCTGCGCTAACGCAACTGCGTGCGCTGCGCTATTTCGACCAAATACCTGCGCTTGACCCGGAGCAACTGGACTGGTTGCTGCTGGAAGATTCCATGACGAAACGTTTTGAGCAACAGGGCAAAACCGTCACGGTGACGATGATTCAGGAAGGGTTTGTCTCTGCTGATGACGTTACCCATGAACTGCCGCTGTTGCCGCAAGAAGATCGCTACTGGCTGCGTGAAATTTTACTGTGTGCCGACGGTGAGCCGTGGCTTGCCGGGCGGACGGTTGTACCTGAGTCCACCCTTTCCGGGCCGGAGCTGGCGCTGCAACGCCTCGGGAAAACACCGCTGGGGCGGTATCTGTTCACCTCGTCTGAACTCACCCGAGATTTTATTGAAATTGGTCGCGATGCCGATCTGTGGGGGCGTCGTTCCCGTCTTCGCCTGAGTGGCAAGCCGTTAATACTGACGGAGCTTTTTTTACCGGCGTCGCCGTTGTACTAA
- the ubiA gene encoding 4-hydroxybenzoate octaprenyltransferase, with the protein MEWSLTQNKLLAYHRLMRTDKPIGALLLLWPTLWALWVATPGLPPLWILAVFVAGVWLMRAAGCVVNDYADRKFDGHVKRTASRPLPSGQVTEKEARTLFVVLVLLSFLLVLTLNTMTILLSVAALALAWVYPFMKRYTHLPQVVLGAAFGWSIPMAFAAVSESVPLSCWLMFLANILWAVAYDTQYAMVDRDDDLKIGIKSTAILFGRHDKLIIGILQVAVLVLMVVIGRLNGLNWAFYWSVLVAGLLFAYQQKLIAKREREACFKAFLNNNYVGLVLFLGLAMSYFS; encoded by the coding sequence ATGGAGTGGAGTCTGACGCAGAATAAGCTGCTGGCCTATCACCGCTTAATGCGTACTGATAAACCCATTGGCGCATTGCTGCTGCTGTGGCCGACCTTATGGGCGCTGTGGGTTGCAACGCCTGGCCTGCCGCCGCTGTGGATACTGGCGGTATTTGTGGCGGGCGTCTGGCTGATGCGTGCAGCGGGCTGCGTGGTGAACGACTATGCGGATCGGAAATTTGACGGGCACGTCAAACGTACCGCCAGCCGTCCTCTGCCGAGTGGGCAGGTCACTGAGAAAGAGGCCCGGACGCTGTTTGTGGTGCTGGTGCTGCTTTCGTTCCTGCTGGTGTTAACGCTCAACACCATGACCATCCTGCTCTCCGTTGCTGCGCTGGCGCTCGCCTGGGTCTACCCGTTTATGAAGCGCTATACCCATCTTCCGCAGGTGGTGCTGGGTGCGGCGTTCGGCTGGTCGATTCCGATGGCGTTTGCTGCCGTTAGCGAATCTGTACCGCTCAGTTGCTGGCTAATGTTCCTGGCGAATATTCTCTGGGCTGTCGCTTACGATACACAGTATGCGATGGTCGATCGTGACGATGACCTGAAAATTGGCATCAAATCGACCGCCATTCTGTTTGGCCGTCATGACAAACTGATCATCGGTATCCTGCAGGTGGCGGTGCTGGTGCTGATGGTGGTGATTGGTCGTCTGAACGGGCTGAACTGGGCGTTTTACTGGTCGGTGCTGGTGGCGGGGCTGCTGTTTGCGTACCAGCAAAAGCTGATCGCGAAGCGCGAACGTGAAGCGTGCTTTAAAGCGTTTCTGAATAATAACTACGTCGGGCTGGTGCTGTTTCTGGGGCTGGCGATGAGTTACTTCTCATAA
- the plsB gene encoding glycerol-3-phosphate 1-O-acyltransferase PlsB: MSGWPRIYYKLLNLPLSVLVKSKSIPAEPALELGLDTSRPIMYVLPYNSKADLLTLRAQCLAHDLPDPLEPLEVDGTLLPRYVFIHGGPRVFTYYTPKEESIKLFHDYLDLHRSNPDLDVQMVPVSVMFGRRPGREKGEENPPLRMLNGIQKFFAVSWLGRDSFVRFSPSVSLRRMADEHGTDKIIAQKLARVARMHFARQRLAAVGPRLPARQDLFNKLLASKAIARAVEDEARSKKISHEKAQQNAIALMEEIAANFSYEMIRLSDRILGFTWNRLYQGINVHNAERVRQLAHDGHEIVYVPCHRSHMDYLLLSYVLYHQGLVPPHIAAGINLNFWPAGPIFRRLGAFFIRRTFKGNKLYSTVFREYLGELFSRGYSVEYFVEGGRSRTGRLLDPKTGTLSMTIQAMLRGGTRPITLVPIYIGYEHVMEVGTYAKELRGATKEKESLPQMLRGLSKLRNLGEGYVNFGEPMPLMTYLNNHVPEWRESIDPIEAVRPAWLTPTVNGIAAELMVRINNAGAANAMNLCCTALLASRQRSLTREQLTEQLDCYLDIMRNVPYSIDSTVPSATASELIDHALQMNKFEVEKDTIGDIIILPREQAVLMTYYRNNITHMLMLPSLMAAIITQHRRISRQELLRHIEAIYPMLKAELFLRWSKDELAVELNKMMEEMRRQGLITINNDELNINPSRSRTLQLLAAGARETLQRYAITFWLLSANPSINRGTLEKESRTLAQRLSVLHGINAPEFFDKAVFSSLVLTLRDEGFISDTGDAEPEETLKVYQMLADLITSDVRLTIESATQGE, from the coding sequence ATGTCCGGCTGGCCACGAATTTACTACAAATTACTTAATTTACCATTAAGCGTCCTGGTAAAAAGTAAGTCTATCCCAGCAGAACCCGCGCTGGAATTAGGGCTCGATACATCACGCCCTATTATGTACGTTTTGCCTTATAACTCGAAGGCTGACTTGCTGACGCTTCGCGCCCAGTGTCTGGCGCATGATTTACCTGATCCGCTTGAACCGCTGGAAGTTGACGGTACTCTGCTGCCACGCTACGTGTTTATTCACGGCGGGCCGCGCGTGTTTACCTATTACACGCCGAAAGAAGAGTCCATCAAGCTGTTCCACGACTACCTCGATCTGCACCGCAGCAATCCCGATCTGGATGTGCAGATGGTGCCGGTCTCCGTGATGTTCGGTCGCCGTCCGGGTCGCGAAAAAGGCGAAGAGAATCCACCGCTGCGCATGCTTAACGGCATCCAGAAGTTTTTCGCTGTCTCCTGGCTGGGGCGCGACAGCTTCGTGCGTTTCTCCCCTTCCGTCTCGCTGCGCCGCATGGCGGACGAGCACGGCACCGACAAGATCATCGCGCAGAAACTGGCGCGCGTGGCGCGTATGCACTTTGCCCGCCAGCGTCTGGCTGCTGTAGGCCCACGCCTCCCGGCACGTCAGGATCTGTTCAATAAGCTGCTGGCCTCCAAAGCGATTGCCCGCGCGGTAGAAGACGAAGCGCGCAGCAAGAAAATTTCGCACGAGAAAGCACAGCAGAATGCCATCGCGCTGATGGAAGAGATCGCCGCGAACTTCTCCTACGAGATGATTCGTCTCTCCGATCGTATCCTGGGCTTTACGTGGAACCGCCTCTATCAGGGCATTAACGTCCACAACGCCGAGCGCGTGCGTCAGCTGGCGCACGACGGCCACGAGATTGTCTATGTACCTTGCCACCGCAGTCACATGGACTATCTGCTGCTCTCCTACGTGTTGTATCACCAGGGGCTGGTGCCGCCGCACATCGCTGCCGGTATCAACCTGAATTTCTGGCCGGCAGGCCCGATCTTCCGTCGGCTGGGTGCATTCTTTATTCGTCGTACCTTTAAGGGCAACAAGCTCTACTCCACCGTTTTCCGTGAATATCTCGGCGAGCTGTTTAGCCGCGGTTATTCCGTTGAATATTTCGTGGAGGGCGGCCGCTCCCGTACCGGTCGTCTGCTCGATCCGAAGACCGGCACGCTGTCGATGACCATCCAGGCGATGCTGCGCGGTGGAACCCGTCCGATCACGCTGGTGCCCATTTACATCGGCTATGAGCACGTGATGGAAGTAGGTACCTACGCCAAAGAGCTGCGCGGTGCGACCAAAGAAAAAGAGAGCCTGCCGCAAATGCTGCGCGGCCTGAGCAAGCTGCGCAACCTCGGCGAGGGCTACGTGAACTTTGGCGAGCCAATGCCGCTGATGACGTACCTGAACAATCATGTCCCGGAGTGGCGCGAGTCTATCGATCCTATCGAAGCAGTACGCCCGGCCTGGCTGACGCCAACGGTTAATGGCATTGCTGCTGAGCTGATGGTGCGTATTAACAACGCAGGTGCGGCAAACGCCATGAACCTGTGCTGTACCGCGCTGCTGGCCTCACGCCAGCGTTCACTGACGCGTGAGCAACTGACCGAGCAGCTTGATTGCTACCTGGACATCATGCGTAACGTGCCGTATTCCATCGACTCTACCGTGCCGTCTGCGACTGCCAGCGAGCTTATCGATCACGCGCTGCAGATGAACAAGTTTGAGGTCGAGAAAGATACGATTGGTGACATCATCATTCTGCCGCGCGAGCAGGCGGTGCTGATGACCTACTATCGCAACAACATTACGCATATGTTGATGCTGCCATCTTTAATGGCGGCCATCATTACCCAGCATCGTCGTATTTCGCGTCAGGAGCTGCTGCGCCACATTGAGGCCATCTATCCGATGCTGAAAGCGGAGTTGTTCCTGCGCTGGAGTAAAGATGAGCTGGCGGTAGAGCTTAATAAAATGATGGAAGAGATGCGCCGTCAGGGGCTTATCACCATCAACAACGATGAGCTGAACATCAATCCATCGCGCTCTCGTACCCTGCAACTGCTGGCGGCCGGTGCGCGCGAAACGCTGCAGCGTTATGCGATCACCTTCTGGTTGCTGAGCGCGAACCCGTCCATCAACCGCGGAACGCTGGAAAAAGAGAGCCGGACGCTGGCACAGCGCCTGTCCGTTCTGCACGGCATTAACGCACCGGAATTCTTCGATAAAGCGGTATTCAGTTCTCTGGTGCTGACGCTGCGTGATGAAGGGTTTATCAGTGATACGGGCGATGCCGAGCCGGAAGAGACGCTGAAGGTTTACCAGATGCTGGCAGACCTGATTACGTCGGATGTGCGTTTAACGATCGAGAGTGCGACGCAGGGCGAGTGA
- a CDS encoding diacylglycerol kinase — protein MANNTTGLTRIIKAAGYSWKGFRAAWVNEAAFRQEGVAAIVAVVIACFLDVDAITRVLLIGSVLLVMIVEILNSAIEAVVDRIGSDFHELSGRAKDMGSAAVLLAIITAAITWVTLLWSHFR, from the coding sequence ATGGCCAATAATACCACCGGGTTAACCCGAATCATCAAAGCTGCCGGCTATTCATGGAAAGGTTTCCGTGCCGCGTGGGTCAATGAAGCCGCTTTTCGCCAGGAAGGGGTCGCCGCTATCGTCGCGGTTGTTATCGCCTGTTTCCTTGATGTTGATGCTATAACCCGCGTTCTTCTCATTGGCTCTGTGCTTCTGGTGATGATAGTGGAAATTCTCAATAGCGCTATTGAGGCTGTTGTTGACCGTATTGGTTCTGATTTCCATGAGCTTTCTGGCCGCGCGAAAGACATGGGATCTGCTGCTGTGCTGCTGGCGATTATCACGGCGGCTATTACTTGGGTCACGCTGCTTTGGTCACATTTCCGATGA